In a single window of the Biomphalaria glabrata chromosome 5, xgBioGlab47.1, whole genome shotgun sequence genome:
- the LOC106068943 gene encoding serine/threonine-protein kinase Nek8-like isoform X2, with translation MTKDERQAALNEVKVLSMLHHPNIIQYYENFLEDKALMIVMEYAEGGTLLDFLQSRNGCLLEEEEILKFLAQMLLSLQHVHSKQILHRDLKTQNILLDKKKEIVKIGDFGISKVLSSKSKAYTVVGTPCYISPELCEGKPYNQKSDIWALGCVLYELASLKRAFEAANLPALILKIMRGTFSPISSRYSSHLRDLILSMLHLDPTKRPTINQIMAQPIIINTIMNLHTDMGKVPCVRINWPLTNIQGTGRGRLSIKGNITSQENLSSTPQPLSSVFCWGGGMNTPTKLSLPNMETQVVQVAIGRTQRAAVTKNGRLFVWEPQTLGTDSLMPGSTYSAPPIFIPRFLEGQTAVTIQHVACGDLFTACLTDRGILMTFGSGANGCLGHGNCNDVTQAKIVEALLGYEVIQVSCGASHVLAVTNEHEVFAWGRGDNGRLGLGSYESTTSPKEILIPEDAHPCSVHCGMDCSVLLTLEHKLLCSGSNRCNKLALDKAEDNIDGVIEETTSFTPVASVPVSSLYIKMVALGTSHSAVITVDGECYTFGSNQFGQLGVETETGNRKPKLVSSLQDKIVFISCGDIFTVAVSEDNKVYTWGKSSRGRLGRSLEDSHLPRPVVFPKDEEFFEVLSVSSCHGSTVIATRPKPNYSNPV, from the exons ATGACAAAAGATGAACGACAAGCAGCTCTCAATGAGGTCAAAGTGCTATCAATGCTGCATCACCCAAATATTATTCAGTACTATGAGAATTTTCTAGAAGACAAAGCTCTCATGATTGTGATGGAATATGCTGAAG GGGGAACTTTGCTAGATTTTCTACAGAGTAGGAATGGTTGCCTATTGGAAGAAGAA GAAATCTTGAAGTTTCTGGCTCAGATGCTCTTATCACTCCAACATGTCCACTCAAAACAAATCCTGCACAGAGATTTGAAGACACAGAATATTTTATTGgataaaaaaaaggagattgTTAAAATTGGAGACTTTGGTATTTCTAAAGTACTTAGTAGCAAAAGTAAAGCATACACA GTTGTTGGAACACCTTGCTATATATCTCCTGAATTATGTGAAGGAAAACC ATATAACCAAAAAAGTGATATCTGGGCTCTAGGCTGTGTTCTCTATGAACTAGCTAGTTTAAAAAGAGCTTTTGAAGCTGCT AACCTTCcagctttaattttgaagatCATGAGGGGGACATTCTCTCCTATTTCATCACGCTACAGTTCTCATTTGCGAGATTTAATTCTCAGCATGCTTCACCTTGATCCTACAAAAAGACCAACCATCAATCAGATCATGGCTCAGCCCATCATTATcaacactataatgaatctccacacAGACATGGGGAAAGTGCCTTGTGTCAG AATCAATTGGCCTTTAACAAACATTCAGGGAACTGGCAGGGGAAGGCTGTCAATAAAAGGGAATATCACATCACAAG AGAATTTATCTTCAACACCACAGCCGCTCAGTTCTGTGTTCTGTTGGGGAGGAGGAATGAACACACCTACCAAGTTGTCCTTACCAAACATGGAAACTCAAGTTGTACAAGTAGCCATTGGAAGAACTCAGAGAGCAGCAGTAACAAAAAATGGTCGTCTGTTTGTCTGGGAG CCTCAAACTTTAGGAACTGATTCACTGATGCCTGGCTCCACATACTCAGCACCACCGATATTTATACCTCGTTTTTTAGAAGGTCAGACAGCAGTGACAATACAACATGTAGCTTGCGGGGATCTGTTTACAGCTTGTTTAACTG ATCGAGGAATATTGATGACATTTGGTAGTGGTGCCAATGGATGCCTGGGACATGGAAACTGTAATGATGTTACACAG GCTAAAATTGTAGAAGCTTTATTGGGTTATGAAGTGATTCAAGTGTCTTGTGGAGCTTCTCATGTCCTAGCTGTAACTAATGAACATGAAGTGTTTGCTTGGGGACGAGGGGacaatg GAAGACTTGGTCTTGGCAGCTATGAGTCAACAACTTCACCAAAAGAAATTTTGATCCCTGAGGATGCTCACCCTTGCTCTGTACATTGTGGCATGGACTGTTCAGTTTTACTAACACTGGAGCATAAATTGTTATGTTCTGGTAGTAACAG GTGCAACAAATTAGCACTTGACAAAGCTGAGGACAACATTGATGGTGTGATTGAAGAAACCACAAGTTTCACACCTGTAGCATCAGTACCTGTTAGCAGTCTTTATATAAAAATGGTAGCGCTTGGTACATCACACTCTGCAGTGATTACAG TTGATGGGGAGTGCTACACATTTGGTTCCAACCAGTTTGGGCAACTTGGTGTTGAGACAGAAACAGGAAACAGAAAGCCTAAACTTGTTAGTTCTctacaagacaaaatagtttttatttcttgtgGAGACATTTTCACTGTTGCTGTTTCTGAAG ACAATAAAGTCTACACTTGGGGTAAATCTTCACGGGGTCGACTTGGACGATCACTTGAAGACAGTCATCTTCCAAGACCTGTTGTGTTTCCAAAAGATGAAGAATTTTTCGAGGTTTTGTCAGTTTCCAGTTGCCATGGTAGTACAGTTATTGCAACTCGGC CAAAACCAAACTATTCCAATCCTGTGTGA
- the LOC106068943 gene encoding serine/threonine-protein kinase Nek8-like isoform X1: MEKYEKIGVVGRGAYGTVHLCVHLSDRKNVIIKQIPVEQMTKDERQAALNEVKVLSMLHHPNIIQYYENFLEDKALMIVMEYAEGGTLLDFLQSRNGCLLEEEEILKFLAQMLLSLQHVHSKQILHRDLKTQNILLDKKKEIVKIGDFGISKVLSSKSKAYTVVGTPCYISPELCEGKPYNQKSDIWALGCVLYELASLKRAFEAANLPALILKIMRGTFSPISSRYSSHLRDLILSMLHLDPTKRPTINQIMAQPIIINTIMNLHTDMGKVPCVRINWPLTNIQGTGRGRLSIKGNITSQENLSSTPQPLSSVFCWGGGMNTPTKLSLPNMETQVVQVAIGRTQRAAVTKNGRLFVWEPQTLGTDSLMPGSTYSAPPIFIPRFLEGQTAVTIQHVACGDLFTACLTDRGILMTFGSGANGCLGHGNCNDVTQAKIVEALLGYEVIQVSCGASHVLAVTNEHEVFAWGRGDNGRLGLGSYESTTSPKEILIPEDAHPCSVHCGMDCSVLLTLEHKLLCSGSNRCNKLALDKAEDNIDGVIEETTSFTPVASVPVSSLYIKMVALGTSHSAVITVDGECYTFGSNQFGQLGVETETGNRKPKLVSSLQDKIVFISCGDIFTVAVSEDNKVYTWGKSSRGRLGRSLEDSHLPRPVVFPKDEEFFEVLSVSSCHGSTVIATRPKPNYSNPV; this comes from the exons ATGGAGAAGTATGAAAAAATTGGAGTTGTTGGTAGAGGAGCGTATGG GACTGTACATTTGTGCGTGCACTTAAGTGACCGTAAAAATGTCATTATTAAACAAATTCCTGTTGAACAAATGACAAAAGATGAACGACAAGCAGCTCTCAATGAGGTCAAAGTGCTATCAATGCTGCATCACCCAAATATTATTCAGTACTATGAGAATTTTCTAGAAGACAAAGCTCTCATGATTGTGATGGAATATGCTGAAG GGGGAACTTTGCTAGATTTTCTACAGAGTAGGAATGGTTGCCTATTGGAAGAAGAA GAAATCTTGAAGTTTCTGGCTCAGATGCTCTTATCACTCCAACATGTCCACTCAAAACAAATCCTGCACAGAGATTTGAAGACACAGAATATTTTATTGgataaaaaaaaggagattgTTAAAATTGGAGACTTTGGTATTTCTAAAGTACTTAGTAGCAAAAGTAAAGCATACACA GTTGTTGGAACACCTTGCTATATATCTCCTGAATTATGTGAAGGAAAACC ATATAACCAAAAAAGTGATATCTGGGCTCTAGGCTGTGTTCTCTATGAACTAGCTAGTTTAAAAAGAGCTTTTGAAGCTGCT AACCTTCcagctttaattttgaagatCATGAGGGGGACATTCTCTCCTATTTCATCACGCTACAGTTCTCATTTGCGAGATTTAATTCTCAGCATGCTTCACCTTGATCCTACAAAAAGACCAACCATCAATCAGATCATGGCTCAGCCCATCATTATcaacactataatgaatctccacacAGACATGGGGAAAGTGCCTTGTGTCAG AATCAATTGGCCTTTAACAAACATTCAGGGAACTGGCAGGGGAAGGCTGTCAATAAAAGGGAATATCACATCACAAG AGAATTTATCTTCAACACCACAGCCGCTCAGTTCTGTGTTCTGTTGGGGAGGAGGAATGAACACACCTACCAAGTTGTCCTTACCAAACATGGAAACTCAAGTTGTACAAGTAGCCATTGGAAGAACTCAGAGAGCAGCAGTAACAAAAAATGGTCGTCTGTTTGTCTGGGAG CCTCAAACTTTAGGAACTGATTCACTGATGCCTGGCTCCACATACTCAGCACCACCGATATTTATACCTCGTTTTTTAGAAGGTCAGACAGCAGTGACAATACAACATGTAGCTTGCGGGGATCTGTTTACAGCTTGTTTAACTG ATCGAGGAATATTGATGACATTTGGTAGTGGTGCCAATGGATGCCTGGGACATGGAAACTGTAATGATGTTACACAG GCTAAAATTGTAGAAGCTTTATTGGGTTATGAAGTGATTCAAGTGTCTTGTGGAGCTTCTCATGTCCTAGCTGTAACTAATGAACATGAAGTGTTTGCTTGGGGACGAGGGGacaatg GAAGACTTGGTCTTGGCAGCTATGAGTCAACAACTTCACCAAAAGAAATTTTGATCCCTGAGGATGCTCACCCTTGCTCTGTACATTGTGGCATGGACTGTTCAGTTTTACTAACACTGGAGCATAAATTGTTATGTTCTGGTAGTAACAG GTGCAACAAATTAGCACTTGACAAAGCTGAGGACAACATTGATGGTGTGATTGAAGAAACCACAAGTTTCACACCTGTAGCATCAGTACCTGTTAGCAGTCTTTATATAAAAATGGTAGCGCTTGGTACATCACACTCTGCAGTGATTACAG TTGATGGGGAGTGCTACACATTTGGTTCCAACCAGTTTGGGCAACTTGGTGTTGAGACAGAAACAGGAAACAGAAAGCCTAAACTTGTTAGTTCTctacaagacaaaatagtttttatttcttgtgGAGACATTTTCACTGTTGCTGTTTCTGAAG ACAATAAAGTCTACACTTGGGGTAAATCTTCACGGGGTCGACTTGGACGATCACTTGAAGACAGTCATCTTCCAAGACCTGTTGTGTTTCCAAAAGATGAAGAATTTTTCGAGGTTTTGTCAGTTTCCAGTTGCCATGGTAGTACAGTTATTGCAACTCGGC CAAAACCAAACTATTCCAATCCTGTGTGA